A section of the Elizabethkingia anophelis R26 genome encodes:
- a CDS encoding GH92 family glycosyl hydrolase — MRKTKFTFLLSFLTYLCISAQQLQKLTPYVRPLIGTEKMGHTFPGATVPFGAVQLSPETDTISYELNGKYNGDVYKYCAGYRYEDKTITGFSHTHFSGTGHSDLGDFLIMPTTGQLKLNPGTASNPESGYRSRFSHNDEISEAGYYKVKLQDYNILAELTATTRVGVHRYTFPKSDQAHIILDLMAGIYNYNDKNVWTYVRVNDDKTITGYRQTNGWARTRTVYFAMKFSKPFKSYGQKNYDGKRVYNGFWRKFDQNKNFPEIAGKQIRMYFDFDTQENEAIEVQLAISPVSQANAIENLEKETGSLSFEQVKAKAQEDWNKELNKIVIKGTEDQKVNFYTAMYHTFINPTIYMDANGEYKGLDQNIHKAEGFTNYTTFSLWDTYRALHPYFNIIQPKRNADMVKSMMAHYEQSSLKMLPIWSHYANENWCMSGYHSVSVIADAIIKGNYTGDAKAALMACVATANKRNYEGIGDYIDKGYIPAEKNGTSVSNTLEYSYDDWAIAQLAKHLGETEIYNKFIKRSENWRNNFDKTTGFMRPRMADGSFKKDFDLLSTHGQGFIEGNSWNYSFFVPHNPEGLIQQMGGKQKFASKLDKLFSMHLPDEFFADTEDITREGIIGGYVHGNEPAHHVAYFYNWSGQPWKTQKQVRHILEMQYKSTPDGLGGNDDTGQMSAWYILSSLGFYPVAPGSEDYAIGSPAVNNAVLTLENGKNFEIEAVNQSPQNVYVQKILLNGKEIKNFTLKHSDIMNGGKIVFYMNNKPKK, encoded by the coding sequence GTGCGAAAAACTAAATTTACGTTCCTTCTGTCTTTTCTGACTTATTTATGCATCAGTGCACAACAATTACAAAAACTAACACCTTATGTCCGTCCATTAATCGGCACCGAAAAAATGGGGCATACTTTTCCCGGCGCCACGGTTCCGTTTGGAGCGGTACAACTAAGTCCGGAAACAGATACTATATCCTATGAGCTTAATGGAAAATACAATGGTGATGTTTATAAATACTGTGCGGGTTACCGGTATGAAGACAAAACCATCACAGGATTCAGCCACACACACTTCAGCGGGACAGGACATTCTGATTTAGGGGATTTCCTCATTATGCCTACAACGGGACAACTAAAACTAAATCCCGGCACAGCTTCTAATCCTGAAAGTGGCTACCGTTCACGCTTCTCTCATAACGATGAGATATCTGAAGCTGGTTATTATAAAGTAAAACTTCAGGATTATAATATTCTGGCTGAGTTAACTGCAACGACAAGAGTAGGTGTACATCGTTATACTTTTCCAAAATCCGATCAGGCACATATTATTCTGGATCTTATGGCCGGAATTTATAACTATAATGATAAAAATGTATGGACCTACGTTCGTGTAAATGATGATAAGACAATTACTGGTTATCGCCAAACCAATGGCTGGGCACGTACCCGGACGGTTTATTTTGCCATGAAGTTCTCTAAGCCTTTCAAGTCTTACGGGCAAAAAAACTACGATGGCAAAAGAGTATATAACGGTTTCTGGAGGAAATTCGATCAGAATAAAAACTTTCCGGAGATTGCAGGTAAGCAAATACGCATGTATTTTGATTTCGACACTCAGGAAAACGAAGCTATAGAAGTACAATTGGCTATATCGCCAGTAAGCCAGGCAAACGCTATAGAAAATCTGGAAAAGGAAACGGGCAGCTTATCTTTTGAACAGGTTAAAGCCAAAGCTCAGGAAGACTGGAATAAAGAGTTAAACAAAATCGTCATAAAGGGTACGGAAGACCAAAAAGTCAATTTCTATACAGCCATGTATCACACTTTTATCAATCCGACTATTTATATGGATGCTAACGGAGAATACAAAGGTCTTGATCAGAATATCCATAAGGCAGAAGGTTTTACGAATTACACTACTTTCTCTCTATGGGACACCTACAGAGCACTGCATCCGTATTTCAATATTATTCAGCCTAAGAGAAATGCTGATATGGTGAAATCCATGATGGCTCATTATGAACAGTCATCCCTAAAAATGCTCCCAATATGGTCACATTATGCCAATGAAAACTGGTGTATGAGTGGTTATCATAGTGTAAGTGTTATAGCGGATGCTATTATAAAAGGAAATTATACCGGCGATGCAAAAGCTGCTCTTATGGCATGTGTAGCGACAGCAAACAAACGTAACTATGAAGGTATTGGAGATTATATAGACAAGGGTTATATCCCCGCAGAAAAAAACGGCACCTCTGTTTCCAATACATTAGAATATTCTTATGATGACTGGGCTATTGCGCAACTGGCAAAGCATTTGGGGGAAACGGAAATTTACAATAAGTTTATAAAGCGTTCTGAAAACTGGAGAAATAACTTTGATAAGACGACAGGTTTTATGCGCCCCCGAATGGCAGACGGCAGCTTTAAAAAAGATTTCGATCTATTGAGTACCCATGGACAAGGTTTTATAGAGGGTAATTCCTGGAACTATAGCTTTTTTGTTCCTCATAACCCGGAAGGATTAATCCAGCAAATGGGTGGAAAACAAAAATTTGCCTCCAAACTGGACAAGCTGTTTTCCATGCATCTTCCGGATGAATTCTTCGCAGATACCGAAGATATAACACGAGAAGGAATTATTGGTGGCTATGTTCATGGCAATGAACCGGCACATCATGTTGCTTATTTTTATAACTGGAGCGGACAGCCGTGGAAAACTCAAAAGCAGGTACGTCATATCTTAGAAATGCAGTATAAGTCTACTCCCGACGGATTAGGTGGAAATGACGATACCGGACAAATGAGTGCCTGGTATATACTAAGTTCTTTAGGCTTTTATCCTGTAGCACCCGGATCAGAAGATTATGCTATAGGGAGTCCGGCCGTAAACAATGCAGTTTTAACATTGGAAAACGGAAAGAATTTTGAAATTGAGGCCGTTAATCAGAGCCCGCAAAATGTCTATGTACAAAAGATCCTTCTCAACGGGAAAGAGATTAAAAACTTCACCCTGAAACATTCGGATATTATGAATGGCGGAAAAATCGTCTTCTACATGAACAATAAACCAAAGAAATAG
- a CDS encoding alpha-N-acetylglucosaminidase, giving the protein MKFLLTALVFVLNICQLCLAQDFKSVNNLAQRQFPWLAGRLVLKSVPKEKDADVFTLETRNNQLYISASSANAASRGLDWYVKHYAHQSISHFGNNTRNINKLPVVSPLLKKTSLVPYRYALNYCTINYSFSFYTWEDWEKELDWMALNGVNIMLAPVGTELVWYNTLLRLGYTDTEAKAFIPGPAFTAWWLMGNLEGWGGPVSMDMMKQQAELQKKILKRMKELGIEPVLQGFYGMVPHDLKNKISEAKVIEQGKWAGEFQRPGILDPTTKLFSKIADTYYTEMKNLYGEDIHYFGGEPFHEGGKTNGLDLKNVVESIQTSMQKSYPNSTWVLQGWQQNPSDGLLAGLKKENTLIIELFGENTANWEKRKGYGGTSFIWSNVSNFGEKNGLYGKLQRFIDEVFRAKESIYGANLKGIGIIPEGIFNNPVAYDLMLDIAWYSEKPILDQWLTEYTKYRYGKENQDVIQAWKEFAQTIYSSPDVYQEGPSESIYCARPSLNVNPVSSWGTRKRNYDQSRFKEAVKVFVKADTDFKDSETYQTDKTDFLRQVWANKGDVVYDELIKAIHEKKTTKIQKSGHQFLEMISIQNMLLGNNRYFTLNRLLKEAEHFGEKLPDAQNVMFNAKSQLTYWGPDNNPKTDLRDYAHKEWNGLLSSLYYNRWKVFIEQAQSGIITAPEVFYNMEVEWSKGKNMYTPDKINASQMKLLQGKILK; this is encoded by the coding sequence ATGAAATTTCTTTTAACTGCACTCGTTTTTGTGCTTAATATTTGCCAGCTGTGTTTGGCTCAGGATTTTAAATCTGTGAATAATCTTGCACAAAGGCAATTTCCCTGGCTTGCGGGTAGGTTAGTTCTCAAGTCTGTTCCAAAAGAAAAGGATGCAGATGTTTTTACCTTAGAAACCCGGAATAATCAATTGTATATTTCTGCATCATCAGCTAATGCAGCATCCAGAGGATTAGATTGGTATGTGAAGCATTATGCCCATCAAAGTATTTCCCACTTTGGAAATAATACAAGGAATATAAATAAGCTTCCGGTAGTTAGTCCTTTACTGAAAAAGACTTCTTTAGTTCCGTATCGGTATGCCCTGAATTATTGTACCATTAACTATTCTTTCAGTTTTTATACATGGGAAGACTGGGAAAAGGAATTGGACTGGATGGCTCTGAATGGAGTCAATATAATGCTGGCACCGGTGGGGACAGAATTGGTTTGGTATAATACTTTACTAAGGTTAGGTTACACAGATACCGAAGCAAAAGCTTTTATTCCGGGGCCTGCCTTCACGGCGTGGTGGCTTATGGGGAACCTTGAAGGCTGGGGTGGCCCTGTAAGTATGGACATGATGAAGCAGCAAGCCGAACTTCAGAAAAAGATACTGAAGAGAATGAAAGAATTAGGAATCGAACCTGTTTTACAAGGATTCTATGGAATGGTTCCACACGATCTGAAGAATAAAATAAGCGAGGCGAAAGTTATCGAGCAAGGGAAATGGGCAGGAGAATTTCAGCGTCCCGGGATTTTGGATCCTACCACCAAACTGTTTTCTAAAATTGCAGATACCTATTATACTGAAATGAAAAATCTGTATGGAGAAGATATTCATTATTTCGGAGGGGAGCCATTTCATGAAGGTGGAAAAACCAATGGATTGGATCTGAAAAATGTTGTGGAAAGTATTCAGACCTCTATGCAAAAAAGCTACCCTAACAGTACCTGGGTTCTGCAAGGTTGGCAACAAAATCCATCAGATGGTCTATTAGCGGGGCTGAAAAAAGAAAATACACTTATTATTGAGCTCTTTGGAGAAAATACAGCTAATTGGGAAAAGAGGAAAGGATATGGTGGAACCAGTTTTATCTGGTCTAATGTGAGTAACTTCGGAGAGAAAAACGGATTATATGGCAAACTGCAACGTTTTATAGATGAGGTTTTCAGAGCTAAAGAAAGTATTTATGGTGCAAATCTGAAAGGAATCGGAATTATTCCTGAAGGTATTTTTAATAATCCTGTGGCATATGATCTTATGCTGGATATAGCATGGTATAGTGAGAAACCTATCCTCGATCAATGGCTTACTGAATATACTAAATACAGATATGGGAAGGAAAATCAGGATGTGATACAGGCGTGGAAAGAATTTGCACAAACTATTTATAGCAGTCCCGATGTGTATCAGGAAGGCCCTTCGGAAAGTATTTACTGTGCAAGGCCTTCTCTGAATGTTAACCCAGTATCTTCCTGGGGTACACGCAAACGGAATTATGACCAAAGCAGATTTAAAGAGGCTGTTAAGGTCTTTGTAAAGGCTGATACTGATTTTAAAGATTCGGAAACTTATCAGACTGATAAAACAGATTTTCTGCGACAGGTATGGGCTAATAAAGGAGATGTTGTTTATGATGAGCTGATAAAAGCGATTCATGAAAAAAAGACTACAAAAATTCAGAAATCAGGACATCAGTTTCTGGAGATGATTTCTATCCAGAATATGCTTTTAGGAAATAATAGGTATTTTACTTTAAATAGATTGCTGAAAGAAGCAGAGCACTTCGGAGAAAAACTTCCGGATGCTCAAAATGTAATGTTCAATGCCAAATCCCAGCTTACTTACTGGGGACCGGATAATAATCCCAAAACAGATTTGAGAGATTACGCTCATAAAGAATGGAATGGCTTGTTGAGTTCCTTATACTACAATAGGTGGAAAGTATTTATAGAACAGGCTCAATCGGGTATAATTACAGCTCCTGAAGTTTTTTACAATATGGAAGTGGAATGGTCTAAAGGAAAGAACATGTATACTCCTGATAAAATAAATGCTTCTCAGATGAAATTGCTACAGGGGAAAATCCTGAAATAA
- a CDS encoding SDR family oxidoreductase, which yields MSTYTQSMLKDDALKDKVIIVTGGGSGLGKAMTKYFLQLGAKVVITSRNLEKLQNTAKELEEETGGTVFCVSCDVRNWDEVEAMKEATLKEFGKIDVLLNNAAGNFISPTERLTHSAFDSVLDIVLKGTKNCTLSVGKHWIDSKTPGTVLNIVTTYSWTGSAYVVPSACAKAGVLAMTRSLAVEWAKYGIRFNAIAPGPFPTKGAWERLLPGDLVEKFDMTKKVPLRRVGDHQELANLAAYLVSDFSAYINGEVVTIDGGEWLQGAGEFNMLEAIPQEMWDQLEAMIKAKKSG from the coding sequence ATGAGTACATATACACAGTCAATGCTGAAAGATGATGCATTGAAAGATAAAGTTATTATAGTAACAGGAGGTGGTAGTGGCCTGGGAAAGGCAATGACAAAATATTTTCTTCAACTGGGAGCAAAGGTTGTGATAACTTCCAGAAATTTGGAAAAACTTCAGAATACTGCTAAAGAATTAGAGGAAGAAACCGGAGGAACTGTATTTTGTGTTTCCTGTGATGTACGGAACTGGGATGAGGTAGAGGCGATGAAAGAAGCTACATTAAAAGAATTTGGAAAGATTGATGTCTTATTAAATAATGCAGCGGGTAACTTTATTTCTCCAACTGAAAGGTTAACACATTCTGCATTTGATTCTGTTCTGGATATTGTACTGAAAGGAACTAAAAACTGTACGCTTTCTGTCGGTAAGCATTGGATAGACTCAAAAACACCTGGAACTGTTCTGAATATTGTAACAACATATTCGTGGACAGGATCTGCTTATGTGGTGCCGTCAGCATGTGCAAAAGCAGGTGTTTTGGCTATGACAAGAAGCCTTGCTGTAGAGTGGGCAAAATATGGAATACGTTTCAATGCTATTGCTCCGGGACCATTCCCTACAAAGGGAGCATGGGAAAGATTATTGCCGGGAGATCTTGTAGAGAAATTTGATATGACCAAAAAAGTTCCGCTAAGAAGAGTGGGAGACCATCAGGAATTAGCAAATCTTGCAGCTTACCTGGTTTCTGATTTCTCTGCGTATATTAACGGGGAAGTCGTTACAATAGATGGAGGTGAATGGTTGCAGGGAGCTGGGGAGTTCAATATGCTGGAAGCTATTCCGCAGGAAATGTGGGATCAGTTGGAAGCTATGATAAAAGCAAAAAAATCGGGCTAA
- a CDS encoding endonuclease/exonuclease/phosphatase family protein: MKNIFLGLALGLSLSAFGQELKVMSFNIRMSTDSDKDNSWKNRKEEALHLMDYYHPAILGVQEALPEQMKDIKNGLAGYDYIGVGRDDGKDKGEFSAIFYDTKKLKKLQGNTFWLSETPDKPSKGWDAALNRICTYALFQDLKTQKKFWAFNLHFDHIGNEARKQSSRLILKKMKELNKENYPVVLSGDFNLTEETEPLKIIAGEMKDSFYNSEKKQYGPKGTFQDFNINVPAKDRIDYIFVKGFRVLSQRHINDRRENLLYPSDHFPVLAELKFEK, encoded by the coding sequence ATGAAGAATATTTTTTTAGGATTAGCACTTGGATTGTCCTTATCAGCTTTTGGACAGGAATTAAAAGTAATGAGCTTTAATATACGCATGTCTACAGATTCAGATAAAGATAATTCGTGGAAGAATCGTAAAGAAGAAGCTTTGCATCTTATGGATTATTATCATCCTGCAATCTTAGGTGTTCAGGAAGCTTTACCGGAACAGATGAAGGATATCAAAAACGGGCTGGCTGGCTATGATTATATAGGCGTTGGCCGTGATGATGGTAAAGATAAAGGTGAGTTTTCTGCAATTTTTTATGATACCAAGAAACTGAAAAAACTTCAGGGAAATACTTTCTGGCTATCGGAAACTCCTGATAAACCTTCTAAAGGTTGGGATGCTGCACTAAACAGGATATGTACCTATGCACTATTTCAGGATCTGAAAACCCAAAAGAAATTCTGGGCTTTCAATCTGCATTTTGATCATATCGGAAACGAGGCCAGAAAACAGTCTTCAAGATTGATTCTGAAGAAAATGAAAGAGCTGAATAAGGAAAATTATCCTGTGGTACTTTCCGGAGATTTTAACCTTACAGAAGAAACGGAACCATTGAAGATTATTGCTGGTGAAATGAAAGACTCTTTTTACAATAGCGAAAAAAAACAATATGGCCCGAAAGGAACATTTCAGGACTTTAATATAAATGTTCCGGCCAAAGACCGGATCGATTATATTTTTGTAAAAGGCTTCAGAGTTTTATCACAAAGGCATATCAATGACAGAAGAGAAAATCTGCTTTATCCTTCAGATCACTTTCCGGTACTTGCGGAATTGAAGTTTGAAAAATAA
- a CDS encoding dihydroorotase, translating into MKVLIKNAKIVNENQIIESDLLIENDIISKISANIPETEADRTIEAEGKYLLPGIIDDQVHFREPGLTHKGNIESESRAAVAGGVTSFIDQPNTVPNAVTQELLEDKYKIAAEKAYANYGFMMGGTNDNLEELLKTNPRNVPGIKLFLGSSTGNMLVDNPETLENIFSNTQMLIAVHCEDEATIKANTQKYVDEYGDDIPMKFHHLIRSEEACYKSSSKAIELAKKTGARLHIFHLSTAKETELFRNDIPLKDKKITAEVCVHHLTFTNDDYETKGSLIKWNPAVKTQKDKDGLWEALLDDRIDVIATDHAPHTFEEKQNVYTKCPSGGPLVQHSLVVMLENYHNGKISLEKIVEKMCHNPAILFKVEKRGYVKEGYKADLVLVDLEENWTVAKDNLLYQCGWSPLEGANFHSKVTHTFVNGQLAFESGQVTEGKFGERLLFEA; encoded by the coding sequence ATGAAAGTCCTGATAAAAAATGCCAAAATCGTCAATGAAAATCAAATTATTGAAAGTGACCTGCTAATTGAAAATGATATTATTTCCAAAATATCAGCAAATATTCCGGAAACAGAAGCTGATCGTACAATAGAAGCTGAAGGAAAATATTTGTTGCCAGGTATTATTGATGATCAGGTACATTTCAGAGAACCGGGACTAACGCATAAAGGAAATATTGAGTCTGAAAGCCGTGCAGCTGTAGCTGGCGGAGTGACTAGTTTTATAGATCAGCCAAATACGGTACCGAATGCTGTTACGCAGGAATTACTGGAAGATAAATATAAAATTGCTGCGGAGAAAGCCTATGCTAACTATGGCTTTATGATGGGAGGTACCAATGATAATCTGGAGGAACTTCTGAAAACTAATCCGAGAAATGTTCCGGGAATAAAATTATTTTTAGGCTCTTCTACAGGGAATATGCTGGTTGATAATCCTGAAACCCTCGAAAATATTTTTAGCAATACCCAAATGCTTATTGCGGTACATTGTGAGGATGAAGCGACAATTAAAGCTAATACTCAAAAATATGTAGACGAATATGGTGATGATATTCCGATGAAATTCCACCACCTTATTCGTAGTGAGGAAGCGTGCTATAAATCTTCATCCAAGGCTATTGAGCTGGCAAAAAAGACCGGAGCGAGATTGCATATTTTCCATTTATCAACAGCAAAAGAAACGGAATTGTTCAGAAATGATATTCCGCTGAAAGATAAAAAGATTACAGCAGAAGTATGTGTACACCATCTTACTTTCACCAATGACGATTATGAAACAAAAGGCTCTCTGATCAAATGGAATCCAGCTGTAAAAACGCAGAAGGATAAAGACGGATTATGGGAGGCTTTACTGGATGACCGCATAGATGTAATTGCTACAGACCATGCCCCACATACATTTGAAGAGAAACAGAATGTGTATACAAAATGTCCGTCTGGCGGACCTTTAGTACAGCACTCATTAGTAGTAATGCTGGAGAATTATCATAACGGCAAAATCTCTCTGGAAAAGATTGTGGAAAAGATGTGTCATAATCCTGCCATACTCTTTAAAGTAGAAAAACGTGGTTATGTAAAAGAGGGTTACAAAGCCGATTTGGTATTGGTGGATTTGGAAGAAAACTGGACAGTAGCTAAAGACAATCTTTTGTATCAATGTGGATGGAGTCCGTTGGAAGGCGCGAATTTCCACTCGAAAGTTACCCATACTTTTGTAAACGGGCAATTAGCTTTTGAAAGCGGGCAAGTTACAGAAGGTAAGTTTGGTGAAAGATTGCTTTTTGAAGCATAA
- a CDS encoding M1 family metallopeptidase yields the protein MKINIVKIFTISAYFLAVSNLSAQQASNYDYKEAFKEPFYTYNGNEFRSASGQPGTKYWQNHANYVLNIILDDTQNLFTGSAEVQYTNNSPDELKFIWFQLDQNLFKKESRGSAMIPLSNSRYGSSNSDFEGGYTIKSVKVDGKEVKYTITDTRMQVDLPKELKSNGGSVKVKIDYAFVSPEDGADRMGYLKTKNGKIYTMAQWYPRVEVYDDIKGWNTVPYLGPSEFYLEYGDFDVTITAPNNFYVVASGELQNPKDVYSSQQLKKWDEAKNSEKAVVIRSASEVGENTAKSGNKTWKFKMKQSRDFAFAASPAFILDAARINLPSGKKSLAISAYPVESDGQGAWSRSTEYTKASIEHYSKQWFEYPYPNAVNVAGITNGMEYPGIVFCKYTSKGAGLWGVTDHEFGHTWFPMIVGSNERKHAWMDEGFNTFINGISTEAFNNGEYYRKGSARGMTGYLFSDKLEPVDTPPDAMRESSIGALAYYKPGTALKILRNNVIGKERFDKAFREYINRWAYKHPVPDDFFRTMENVAGEDLGWFWRSWIQNNWKLDQAISGVKYVDNNYTKGAVITIQNLEKMPMPVDLRIQFKDGSHQDMSLPVEIWRRNTEWIFKVPTTKEIQTVIIDPDGNFPDINPSNNVWKG from the coding sequence ATGAAAATAAATATTGTTAAGATCTTTACAATTTCAGCGTATTTCTTAGCTGTATCAAATTTGAGTGCTCAGCAAGCCTCTAATTATGATTATAAAGAGGCTTTTAAAGAGCCTTTCTATACCTATAATGGCAACGAGTTTCGTTCAGCAAGTGGTCAGCCAGGTACTAAATACTGGCAAAACCATGCTAACTATGTTTTAAATATAATTTTAGATGATACTCAGAATCTTTTTACAGGTAGTGCTGAGGTTCAGTATACCAATAACAGTCCGGATGAACTGAAATTTATTTGGTTTCAGCTTGATCAGAATTTATTCAAAAAAGAATCCCGCGGAAGTGCAATGATTCCGCTTAGCAATTCAAGGTACGGTTCAAGTAACTCAGATTTTGAAGGTGGTTATACTATAAAATCGGTAAAAGTAGATGGTAAAGAAGTAAAATACACCATTACAGATACCAGGATGCAGGTTGACTTGCCGAAAGAACTGAAATCCAACGGAGGTTCGGTAAAAGTGAAGATTGATTATGCTTTTGTTTCTCCGGAGGATGGAGCAGACAGAATGGGGTATCTGAAAACAAAGAATGGCAAGATTTATACAATGGCACAGTGGTATCCGCGTGTTGAGGTATATGATGATATCAAAGGATGGAATACAGTTCCGTATTTAGGGCCTTCAGAGTTTTATCTGGAATATGGTGATTTTGATGTAACGATTACGGCACCAAATAATTTTTATGTTGTTGCTTCCGGAGAGTTGCAGAATCCTAAAGATGTATATTCTTCTCAGCAGCTTAAAAAATGGGACGAAGCTAAAAATAGTGAAAAAGCTGTAGTGATTCGCTCAGCTTCAGAGGTAGGAGAAAATACTGCTAAAAGCGGAAATAAAACCTGGAAATTTAAGATGAAACAAAGCCGTGACTTTGCTTTTGCAGCATCACCGGCATTTATTTTAGATGCAGCCAGAATTAATCTTCCTTCCGGTAAAAAGTCACTGGCTATTTCTGCTTATCCGGTGGAAAGCGACGGGCAGGGTGCATGGAGCAGATCTACGGAATATACAAAAGCTTCTATTGAGCATTATTCTAAGCAATGGTTCGAGTATCCTTATCCAAATGCAGTGAATGTTGCAGGTATAACGAATGGTATGGAATATCCGGGGATTGTATTTTGTAAATATACATCAAAAGGTGCCGGACTATGGGGGGTAACTGACCATGAATTTGGACATACATGGTTCCCAATGATTGTAGGATCTAATGAAAGAAAGCATGCGTGGATGGATGAAGGTTTCAATACATTTATCAATGGAATTTCTACGGAAGCTTTTAATAATGGAGAATATTATAGAAAAGGTTCTGCACGTGGTATGACGGGATATCTGTTCAGTGATAAACTGGAGCCTGTGGATACACCTCCGGATGCGATGAGAGAATCTAGTATTGGCGCTTTAGCATATTATAAGCCGGGAACGGCACTAAAGATTTTGCGTAATAATGTGATTGGTAAAGAGAGATTTGATAAAGCTTTCAGGGAATATATTAACCGTTGGGCATACAAACATCCTGTTCCTGATGATTTCTTCCGTACTATGGAGAATGTAGCCGGAGAAGACTTAGGCTGGTTCTGGAGAAGCTGGATCCAAAATAACTGGAAATTGGATCAGGCAATCTCAGGTGTTAAATATGTAGATAATAACTATACTAAAGGTGCTGTAATAACTATCCAGAATCTGGAGAAAATGCCAATGCCTGTAGATTTGAGAATTCAGTTTAAAGACGGAAGCCACCAGGATATGTCTTTACCTGTAGAGATCTGGAGAAGAAATACAGAATGGATATTTAAGGTTCCGACGACAAAAGAAATTCAGACCGTGATTATTGATCCGGATGGAAACTTCCCGGATATTAATCCTTCTAATAACGTTTGGAAAGGATAA
- a CDS encoding zinc metalloprotease, which produces MKKLFLGMTALVMLASCKNDPETEMPANSQNQTTLNASTDATARLCPSEEIRQNLLQTDASALRRYNSIEAMSANFEKQASTSRQLGGMAVLPDGTVEIPVVFNVIYKTTADNLSDAILQEQIDILNKDYSATNSDITKIPSEFLPVAAGDVKVKFKLAAVNRKQSSKNSWSYTNDAMKKASTGGIDATNPSKNLNFWIVNTMPSPQGEILGYATFPESAGLWNDGVVLGRRYVGKTGASAPFNLGRTATHEIGHYLNLRHIWGDGSGCATDYCDDTPVQPSASTGDPVYPKYGTCGGVKRSLMFMNYMDYSNDASLYMFSANQKARMQATTASNGPRAGLRS; this is translated from the coding sequence ATGAAGAAATTATTCTTAGGAATGACAGCACTAGTTATGCTTGCTTCCTGTAAAAATGACCCTGAAACTGAGATGCCAGCAAACTCTCAGAACCAAACAACTCTTAATGCATCTACAGATGCAACCGCAAGACTTTGTCCGTCAGAAGAAATCAGACAAAACTTGCTACAAACAGACGCCAGCGCACTTCGTCGTTATAACAGCATCGAAGCTATGTCGGCAAATTTCGAAAAGCAAGCCAGTACGAGTAGACAACTTGGAGGCATGGCGGTTCTTCCGGATGGTACTGTGGAAATACCTGTAGTTTTCAATGTTATTTACAAAACTACAGCCGATAATCTTTCTGATGCTATCCTACAGGAACAAATAGATATACTGAACAAAGACTATTCAGCTACAAACTCGGATATCACAAAAATTCCTTCAGAATTCCTTCCTGTAGCTGCCGGAGATGTGAAAGTAAAATTCAAATTGGCAGCTGTTAACAGAAAACAAAGCAGTAAAAACAGCTGGAGCTATACAAACGATGCTATGAAGAAAGCATCTACAGGTGGTATAGACGCAACTAATCCTTCTAAAAATCTTAATTTCTGGATCGTAAACACAATGCCTTCTCCTCAAGGTGAAATCCTGGGTTATGCTACATTCCCGGAATCTGCCGGTTTATGGAATGATGGTGTTGTATTAGGTCGCAGATATGTAGGTAAAACTGGTGCCAGTGCTCCATTCAACCTTGGAAGAACTGCTACGCACGAAATCGGACATTACCTTAACCTAAGACACATCTGGGGTGATGGTTCCGGATGTGCTACTGACTACTGTGATGATACTCCGGTACAACCAAGTGCAAGCACCGGAGATCCGGTATATCCAAAATACGGAACATGTGGCGGTGTAAAACGTTCATTAATGTTTATGAACTACATGGACTACTCTAATGATGCTTCGCTTTATATGTTCTCCGCAAATCAGAAAGCACGTATGCAGGCAACCACAGCATCTAACGGACCAAGAGCAGGTTTAAGATCTTAA